Proteins co-encoded in one Theileria equi strain WA chromosome 3, complete sequence genomic window:
- a CDS encoding elongation factor ts, putative (encoded by transcript BEWA_005200A), giving the protein MEYTCIIYLLVYLLNHTYHGIKAYICNPSPNSIAFLGNYRCNYEKYYKYIAKNNSLAPIFSQDVKVDESEAGSDETIRKIRFLRTSTGRGTQDCYMALKNAKGDVRIAAELLLSELKTDESRKESASSPIVDLLDGRIAIKTTDKLATVIDIRCETDFVAKSKTFASLAKSLVNAIHETKLENLLSSNEPKCFEDFISSVMNKRCLRCNNTLKESGMFTKGVLKEDLVISRIGFIRPKGNELLFSYIHGPTESEGALSLVGTSSSVLVISAKDNSGTNKIGDEFYNRIVNDTVSSENNCCVSSRACVYSTDEILSNVDSSEDEEYNKVKKLCKQLSMHVMAEKPKALTLEEYDKEAVEQFIKEVRETIKGDKPQEIVDKIVAGRVKKQFGEVILTEQV; this is encoded by the exons ATGGAATATACTTGTATTATTTATTTACTTGTATATCTCCTAAATCACACATATCACGGAATAAAAGCATATATTTGCAATCCTAGCCCAAATTCCATCGCATTTCTCGGAAATTATAGATGCAATTATGAAAAATACTACAaatatatcgcaaaaaaCAATTCACTTGCGCCTATTTTTAGTCAGGATGTCAAAGTCGATGAATCGGAAGCCGGTTCCGATGAAACCATTAGGAAGATTCGGTTTTTACGAACTTCCACAGGTAGAGGAACTCAAGATTGTTATATGGCTCTGAAGAATGCTAAAGGAGATGTTCGTATTGCTGCAGAATTGTTGTTATCTGAGCTCAAGACCGATGAATCTAGAAAAG AATCTGCATCAAGTCCAATTGTAGATTTACTCGATGGTAGGATAGCAATAAAAACAACGGATAAACTAGCGACTGTCATTGATATAAGATGTGAAACAGATTTTGTCGCAAAAAGTAAAACATTCGCTAGTTTAGCAAAATCACTTGTTAATGCTATACACGAGACAAAATTGGAGAATCTACTCTCATCTAATGAACCAAAATGTTTCGAGGATTTCATCTCTTCTGTAATGAACAAGAGATGTTTACGTTGTAACAACACTCTTAAAGAATCTGGAATGTTTACTAAAGGCGTTCTTAAGGAGGATCTGGTAATATCAAGAATAGGATTTATAAGACCTAAAGGTAACGAATTATTGTTTTCCTATATTCATGGGCCAACTGAATCCGAGGGAGCACTGTCACTAGTAGGTACTTCTTCATCTGTCCTGGTAATAAGTGCTAAGGATAACTCTGGTACTAACAAAATAGGAGATGAATTCTATAATCGCATAGTAAATGATACCGTCTCATCTGAAAACAATTGTTGTGTTTCCAGTAGGGCATGTGTATATTCTACAGATGAAATATTATCAAACGTTGATTCATCCGAAGACGAAGAGTATAACAAGGTTAAAAAATTATGCAAGCAGCTATCTATGCACGTCATGGCTGAAAAGCCAAAGGCTTTG ACTCTTGAAGAATATGATAAAGAGGCCGTGGAACAGTTTATAAAGGAAGTTAGAGAAACGATAAAGGGTGATAAGCCACAGGAGATTGTAGATAAAATCGTCGCTGGTAGAGTTAAGAAGCAGTTTGGGGAAGTCATACTTACAGAACAGGTATAA